One region of Terricaulis silvestris genomic DNA includes:
- a CDS encoding MHYT domain-containing protein has protein sequence MLRVLGCVTQEHNLWLLFLAALICAITSTSAFLLLSRTAVRTGVVRRMWGIGAGVIAGLGVWATHFVAMTAYDVGVPLSFAAAPLFGSLALSLAAQTAAFWLAFKAANLQGKALAGCLSGLGIISMHYLGMTGVEAPALMQWDATYVGASVAMSILFAAGAMLVFFVSTNVWRAVQAGGALLLAICALHFTAMAALTLTPFGTADIDPDAISQSMLGVVVGFAVLLCLVAAVAAGFADIYLSDRQRLENLRLRDTVATRTAELEALAKRQQELTRRAEDASEARAQFLADMSHELRTPLNAVIGYGEILSEDLEDAGARQDAQRIVTAGQHLLALINDVLDLSKIDAGRVELEEAPFDVAALAREAIDTVAPAAVTGDARLRIVLASDLDAGYGDAFKIKQCLLNLLSNAIKFSKGGDVVLNARRECVDARDWLVFEVADTGIGMNDAQIARLFQPFVQADASTARMFGGTGLGLTITRRFAQLMGGDVTVKSATGEGSTFALRLPAPMAELRHAA, from the coding sequence ATGCTGCGTGTCCTGGGTTGCGTCACGCAGGAGCACAATTTGTGGCTCCTGTTTCTTGCGGCGTTGATCTGCGCGATCACGAGCACGAGCGCCTTCCTGTTATTGAGCCGCACCGCCGTCCGCACTGGCGTTGTCAGACGGATGTGGGGGATCGGCGCTGGCGTGATCGCGGGCCTCGGCGTGTGGGCGACGCATTTCGTGGCAATGACGGCCTATGACGTGGGCGTGCCGCTGAGCTTTGCGGCTGCGCCGCTCTTTGGCTCGCTGGCTCTCTCGCTGGCCGCGCAGACCGCCGCGTTCTGGCTGGCTTTCAAAGCAGCCAATCTACAAGGGAAAGCGCTCGCGGGATGCCTCTCAGGCCTCGGCATCATCTCGATGCACTACCTGGGCATGACCGGTGTCGAAGCGCCCGCTCTCATGCAATGGGATGCTACGTACGTCGGCGCGTCGGTGGCGATGAGCATTCTGTTCGCGGCCGGCGCCATGCTCGTCTTCTTCGTCTCCACGAACGTCTGGCGTGCTGTGCAAGCGGGCGGCGCGCTGCTGCTCGCGATTTGCGCGCTGCATTTTACGGCGATGGCGGCGCTGACGCTGACGCCGTTCGGGACCGCCGATATCGACCCCGACGCCATCTCACAATCCATGCTGGGCGTGGTCGTCGGATTTGCCGTGCTGTTGTGCCTTGTCGCGGCGGTAGCGGCAGGGTTTGCCGACATCTATCTCTCGGATCGGCAGCGCCTGGAAAACCTCCGCTTGCGCGACACCGTGGCCACGCGGACCGCGGAGCTCGAAGCGCTCGCGAAGCGGCAGCAAGAGCTGACGCGGCGTGCGGAGGACGCGAGCGAAGCCAGGGCGCAATTCCTGGCCGACATGAGTCATGAACTGCGCACGCCGCTCAACGCCGTCATCGGATACGGCGAAATTCTCTCTGAGGATCTGGAGGACGCAGGCGCGCGCCAGGACGCTCAGCGCATCGTCACAGCAGGCCAGCACCTGCTCGCTCTCATCAACGACGTCCTCGATCTTTCGAAGATCGACGCGGGCCGCGTCGAATTGGAGGAGGCGCCGTTCGACGTCGCGGCGCTGGCTCGTGAGGCGATCGACACGGTCGCGCCGGCTGCGGTCACCGGCGACGCCCGGTTACGCATCGTGTTGGCGTCCGATCTCGACGCCGGATACGGCGACGCGTTCAAGATCAAACAATGCCTGCTCAATCTGCTCTCGAATGCGATCAAGTTCAGCAAGGGCGGCGACGTCGTACTGAACGCGCGTCGTGAGTGCGTCGACGCCCGCGACTGGCTCGTGTTTGAAGTCGCCGACACCGGAATTGGTATGAACGACGCTCAGATCGCGCGTCTGTTTCAGCCCTTCGTCCAGGCCGACGCCAGCACGGCGCGCATGTTCGGCGGCACGGGCCTCGGTCTCACCATCACACGCCGCTTCGCGCAATTGATGGGCGGTGACGTGACGGTGAAGAGTGCGACCGGCGAAGGGTCGACCTTTGCGCTGCGTCTGCCCGCGCCGATGGCGGAATTGCGCCACGCCGCCTAG
- a CDS encoding cytochrome P450, with amino-acid sequence MSNPGYVSRHNEDYVFDYDPNEDAWTTDLSTLDMSRGERFRDHTFWPFFERLRKEDPVHYCPDSLNGPYWSVTKYNDIMAVDTDHQRFSSEPSIVLFDPEEDFPLPMFIAMDPPKHDVQRKTVSPIVAPNHLAQMEPIIRERAGALLDAVPRGEVFNWVDKISIELTTQMLATLFDFPWEDRRKLTRWSDVATAAPGQGIVESDEQRRMELMECLQYFNGLWDERAKAPPKPDLISMLAHGESTKDMPRQEFLGNLVLLIVGGNDTTRNSITGSVYALNKFPEQFAKLKAKPELIPNLVSETIRWQTPLAFMRRTAIEDVEMRGKLIKKGDKVVMWYVSGNRDDEVIAHPNDFDIERENVRRHLSFGFGIHRCVGNRLGEMQLRIVWEEILKRFDKIEVMGEPKRVYSSFVKGYESLPVRVAS; translated from the coding sequence ATGTCCAACCCAGGTTATGTTAGCCGGCACAACGAAGACTACGTCTTCGACTACGATCCGAACGAAGACGCCTGGACGACCGATCTCTCCACGCTGGACATGAGCCGCGGCGAGCGCTTCCGCGATCACACCTTCTGGCCGTTCTTCGAGCGGCTTCGGAAGGAAGATCCGGTGCACTACTGCCCGGACAGTCTGAACGGGCCGTACTGGTCCGTCACCAAGTACAACGACATCATGGCGGTCGATACCGATCACCAGCGCTTCTCGTCCGAGCCTTCGATCGTGCTGTTCGATCCGGAAGAAGATTTTCCGCTGCCGATGTTCATCGCGATGGACCCGCCGAAGCACGACGTGCAGCGCAAGACGGTCTCACCGATCGTCGCGCCGAACCATTTGGCGCAGATGGAGCCGATTATCCGCGAACGCGCGGGCGCGCTGCTCGATGCCGTGCCGCGCGGCGAGGTGTTCAACTGGGTCGACAAGATTTCGATCGAACTCACCACGCAGATGCTGGCGACGTTGTTCGACTTCCCATGGGAAGATCGCCGCAAGCTGACGCGCTGGTCCGATGTCGCGACGGCTGCGCCAGGGCAGGGCATCGTCGAAAGCGATGAGCAACGCCGCATGGAACTGATGGAGTGCCTGCAATACTTCAACGGCTTGTGGGATGAGCGCGCGAAGGCCCCGCCGAAGCCGGATCTGATCTCGATGCTGGCGCACGGCGAAAGCACCAAGGACATGCCGCGCCAAGAATTCCTCGGCAACCTCGTGCTCTTGATCGTCGGCGGCAATGACACGACGCGCAACTCGATCACCGGTAGCGTCTACGCGCTGAACAAATTCCCCGAACAGTTCGCCAAGCTCAAAGCCAAACCAGAGCTGATTCCGAACCTGGTGTCCGAGACCATCCGTTGGCAGACGCCGCTGGCTTTCATGCGGCGGACTGCCATTGAAGACGTCGAAATGCGCGGCAAACTGATCAAGAAGGGCGACAAGGTCGTCATGTGGTATGTCTCGGGCAACCGCGACGATGAAGTCATCGCGCACCCCAACGATTTCGACATCGAGCGCGAAAACGTGCGCCGCCACCTCTCGTTTGGCTTCGGCATTCACCGCTGCGTCGGTAACCGTTTAGGCGAAATGCAGCTGCGCATCGTCTGGGAGGAGATCCTGAAGCGCTTCGACAAGATCGAAGTGATGGGGGAACCCAAGCGCGTCTATTCGTCTTTCGTGAAGGGTTACGAGAGCCTTCCCGTGCGCGTCGCGAGCTAA
- a CDS encoding exopolysaccharide biosynthesis protein, whose amino-acid sequence MAHSASFRAAAHPDGLSDVFDELNNSVNRESETEHVRFGVLLSAVGRRSYGPLLLIIGLFAISPATILPGMTTIAAAITLLVAGQMALGLKRPWLPKFVLNLKVPRRPFLKFLDKTRPTVERIDGVWLRERWAFMTVPLFVNVVALCVIAAAMITFPLSLIPFAPLAPGIAVVMFGLGMTARDGVWLCAGIVLTAAAFWLAAPMIL is encoded by the coding sequence ATGGCTCATTCCGCGTCTTTCCGCGCCGCCGCGCACCCTGACGGCTTGTCGGACGTTTTCGACGAACTGAACAACAGCGTGAATCGCGAAAGCGAGACTGAGCACGTCCGCTTCGGCGTGCTGTTGAGCGCGGTCGGACGTCGCTCCTATGGGCCACTTCTGCTCATCATCGGACTGTTCGCGATTTCGCCCGCAACTATCCTTCCCGGCATGACGACGATCGCCGCGGCCATCACGTTGCTCGTCGCCGGTCAGATGGCGCTTGGTCTGAAGCGGCCATGGCTGCCGAAATTCGTGCTGAACCTCAAAGTGCCGCGCCGGCCTTTTTTGAAGTTCCTCGACAAGACGCGGCCGACGGTTGAGCGCATCGATGGCGTGTGGCTGCGCGAACGTTGGGCGTTCATGACGGTGCCGCTGTTCGTCAACGTCGTTGCGCTCTGCGTGATCGCCGCGGCGATGATCACGTTCCCGCTTTCGCTCATCCCGTTTGCGCCGCTCGCACCTGGAATCGCTGTCGTGATGTTCGGCCTCGGCATGACGGCGCGCGACGGCGTTTGGCTGTGTGCTGGCATCGTCCTCACCGCGGCTGCTTTCTGGCTCGCCGCGCCAATGATCCTATGA
- a CDS encoding exopolysaccharide biosynthesis protein, which yields MPAQTLGHVLDEISTKVRDDATPETLTLGEVIDAFGRRSYGPLLLVIGLFAISPATIVPGLTWLAAALTLVVAGQMALGLKRIWLPRGALQAELPRDAVLGGIEKSRGFANRIDGLLKPRLTFLSGPPFVNVVALLCIAAALITFPLGLIPFAPLAPGIAVVFFGLGMVARDGLWLLLGTAFVGGAIWLAMQVIL from the coding sequence ATGCCTGCGCAGACACTCGGCCACGTTCTCGATGAGATCTCCACAAAGGTGCGCGACGATGCGACGCCGGAAACGCTGACGCTCGGCGAAGTGATCGACGCCTTCGGCCGCCGCTCATACGGCCCACTCCTGCTTGTCATCGGTCTCTTCGCGATCTCGCCTGCCACAATTGTCCCGGGTCTCACCTGGCTCGCCGCCGCGCTGACGCTGGTGGTCGCCGGCCAGATGGCGTTGGGCCTCAAGCGCATCTGGCTGCCGCGCGGCGCGCTTCAGGCTGAGCTGCCGCGCGACGCCGTGCTGGGCGGCATCGAGAAGAGCCGGGGCTTCGCCAACCGCATCGACGGCCTCCTAAAGCCCCGCCTGACCTTCCTCAGCGGGCCTCCATTCGTGAATGTCGTCGCTCTCCTGTGTATCGCCGCCGCCCTCATCACTTTCCCGCTCGGCCTCATCCCGTTTGCGCCGCTCGCGCCAGGCATCGCGGTAGTGTTTTTTGGGCTCGGGATGGTCGCGCGAGACGGGCTCTGGCTGCTGCTCGGAACGGCCTTTGTCGGCGGCGCGATCTGGCTTGCTATGCAGGTGATTTTATAG
- the gyrB gene encoding DNA topoisomerase (ATP-hydrolyzing) subunit B: protein MTAPQTAPASAPDYGADSIKVLKGLDAVRKRPGMYIGDTDDGSGLHHMVYEVVDNAIDEALAGHATRVEVILHPDGSAEVTDNGRGIPTGIHEEEGVSAAEVIMTQLHAGGKFDQNSYKVSGGLHGVGVSVVNALSEWLDLRIWRDGKEHYMRFAMGDAVAPLKIVGDAPQDEGKTKNGTAVRFLASTQTFTMVEYDRKTIEHRLRELAFLNSGVRIIFKDLRGPEPFEETLYYEGGVKAYVAHLDRSRTAVIPDAIYVIGEKDGMTVEASMQWNDGYHENTLCFTNNIPQKDGGTHLAGFRGALTRVVNNYMQSSGLAKKEKVEITGEDAREGLTCVLSVKVPDPKFSSQTKEKLVSSEVRPVVENLVAETLARWFEENPTTAKTVMAKIVQAAAAREAARKAREMRRKSTLDISSLPGKLADCQEKDPAKSELFIVEGDSAGGSAKQGRNRDNQAVLPLRGKILNVERARFDKMLSSEQVGTLITALGAGIGRGEGDIDLEKLRYHKIIIMTDADVDGAHIRTLLLTFFYRQMPEIIDGGYLYIAQPPLYKATKGKSGRYLKDQSEYETFLIEEGSAGAVLESASGAQYANDDLKRLAREAMAVETLIKRLHARAPDSVLEQAAIAGAFAAGAGDAEAKETARRLNAIAEEGEATWDGRFDPDGALVLERIVRGVAERATLDKLFLSSADARRLADRAPALRETYAARGVLKRGQDSTEINGPLSLLHAVEGAGQKGVSIQRYKGLGEMNAEQLWETTLDAEVRTLLQVKVDHADDADEMFSKLMGDVVEPRRAFIEEFALEADVDA from the coding sequence ATGACCGCTCCCCAAACCGCACCGGCGAGCGCGCCCGACTACGGCGCGGATTCCATCAAAGTTCTCAAAGGCTTAGATGCGGTAAGGAAAAGACCGGGGATGTATATTGGGGATACGGATGATGGGTCCGGTCTTCATCACATGGTCTATGAGGTTGTTGATAACGCGATTGATGAGGCTTTGGCGGGGCATGCGACCAGAGTCGAAGTGATTTTGCATCCGGATGGGAGTGCGGAGGTCACGGATAACGGGCGCGGGATTCCGACGGGGATCCATGAGGAGGAGGGGGTCTCGGCGGCTGAGGTGATCATGACTCAGCTGCATGCGGGCGGGAAGTTTGATCAGAATTCTTACAAGGTTTCCGGCGGGCTGCACGGCGTTGGCGTCAGCGTCGTCAACGCGCTCAGCGAGTGGCTGGACCTGCGCATCTGGCGCGACGGCAAAGAGCATTACATGCGCTTTGCGATGGGCGACGCGGTTGCGCCGCTGAAAATCGTCGGCGACGCGCCGCAGGACGAGGGCAAGACCAAGAACGGCACCGCGGTGCGCTTCCTCGCCTCCACGCAAACCTTCACCATGGTCGAGTACGACCGCAAAACCATCGAGCATCGCCTGCGCGAGCTCGCGTTCCTGAACTCCGGCGTCCGCATCATCTTCAAGGATCTGCGCGGCCCCGAGCCGTTCGAGGAAACGCTCTACTATGAGGGCGGCGTCAAAGCCTACGTCGCCCACCTCGACCGTTCACGCACCGCCGTCATCCCCGACGCCATCTATGTCATCGGCGAAAAGGACGGCATGACCGTCGAAGCCTCGATGCAGTGGAACGACGGCTATCACGAAAACACGCTCTGCTTCACCAACAACATCCCGCAAAAGGATGGCGGCACCCACTTGGCCGGCTTCCGCGGCGCGCTCACGCGCGTCGTGAACAATTACATGCAGAGCTCTGGGCTAGCCAAAAAGGAAAAGGTCGAGATCACCGGCGAAGACGCGCGCGAAGGCCTCACCTGCGTGCTCTCGGTGAAAGTGCCCGATCCGAAATTCTCGTCGCAGACCAAGGAAAAGCTGGTCTCCAGCGAAGTGCGCCCCGTGGTCGAAAACCTGGTCGCGGAAACGCTGGCGCGGTGGTTCGAAGAAAATCCGACCACGGCCAAAACCGTGATGGCCAAAATCGTGCAAGCCGCCGCCGCGCGCGAAGCGGCGCGCAAAGCGCGCGAAATGCGCCGCAAGTCGACGCTCGATATTTCCTCGCTGCCCGGCAAGCTCGCCGATTGCCAGGAGAAAGACCCAGCCAAGTCCGAACTCTTCATCGTCGAAGGGGACTCGGCCGGCGGCTCCGCCAAGCAGGGCCGCAACCGCGACAACCAAGCCGTGCTGCCGCTGCGCGGCAAGATCCTCAACGTCGAGCGCGCGCGCTTCGATAAGATGTTGTCGAGCGAACAGGTCGGCACGCTGATTACAGCGCTCGGCGCCGGCATCGGCCGCGGCGAGGGCGACATCGATCTTGAGAAGCTCCGCTACCACAAGATCATCATCATGACCGACGCCGACGTCGACGGCGCCCACATCCGCACGCTGTTGCTGACGTTCTTCTACCGGCAAATGCCGGAGATCATCGATGGCGGCTATCTCTATATCGCCCAGCCGCCGCTCTACAAAGCCACCAAGGGCAAGAGCGGGCGCTACTTGAAGGATCAATCCGAGTACGAGACCTTCCTGATCGAAGAAGGCTCGGCCGGCGCCGTGCTCGAAAGCGCCAGCGGCGCGCAATATGCGAATGACGATCTGAAGCGCCTCGCGCGTGAAGCCATGGCGGTGGAGACGCTGATCAAGCGCCTGCACGCGCGCGCGCCCGATAGCGTGCTCGAACAGGCCGCCATCGCCGGCGCGTTCGCGGCGGGCGCGGGCGATGCCGAAGCCAAGGAAACGGCGCGGCGCCTCAACGCGATCGCCGAAGAGGGCGAAGCCACCTGGGACGGGCGCTTCGATCCCGATGGCGCGTTGGTGCTGGAGCGTATTGTGCGCGGCGTCGCCGAACGCGCGACCTTGGATAAATTGTTCTTGAGTTCAGCCGATGCGCGCCGCCTTGCCGATCGCGCGCCGGCGCTCCGCGAAACCTACGCGGCGCGCGGCGTTTTGAAACGCGGCCAGGATTCAACCGAAATCAACGGACCTTTGTCGCTGCTGCACGCCGTCGAAGGCGCGGGGCAGAAGGGCGTTTCGATCCAGCGCTACAAAGGCTTGGGCGAAATGAACGCCGAACAACTCTGGGAAACCACGCTCGACGCCGAAGTGCGCACGCTGCTGCAAGTGAAGGTCGATCACGCCGATGACGCCGACGAGATGTTCTCGAAGCTGATGGGCGATGTGGTTGAGCCGCGCCGCGCGTTCATCGAAGAGTTCGCGCTGGAAGCGGACGTGGACGCTTAG
- a CDS encoding NUDIX domain-containing protein translates to MNGEPRRSRCGFVVAKFLAGTEALYLMRRSKKWHDINFVGGHEEQRDRDSLARTAHREMLEEVPQLRKRPGLNLFPLTTELEHGPVYSQSKRDLVAYELQFFLLRCEASPNSFLQSMTSRSPNILLSEQEMLGSKRYKISGLVELLDRSYPGGLHSLPLSWESNLGRDVADLYRAQRAQLQFDLDLPT, encoded by the coding sequence ATGAACGGCGAACCAAGACGGTCACGGTGCGGCTTTGTGGTCGCAAAATTCCTCGCGGGCACCGAGGCGCTCTACCTCATGAGAAGGAGCAAGAAGTGGCACGACATAAACTTTGTCGGTGGGCACGAGGAGCAGCGTGATCGCGATAGCCTCGCTCGAACGGCTCATAGAGAAATGCTTGAGGAAGTGCCCCAATTGCGAAAAAGGCCGGGGCTCAACCTGTTCCCGCTTACTACCGAGCTTGAGCATGGCCCCGTGTATTCGCAGTCGAAGCGCGATCTTGTGGCATACGAACTTCAGTTTTTCCTCTTGCGATGCGAGGCGTCGCCGAACTCCTTCCTGCAGTCGATGACCTCGCGTTCTCCAAATATCCTCCTCTCGGAGCAGGAAATGCTTGGCTCGAAGAGGTACAAGATCTCTGGTCTGGTGGAGCTACTAGATCGTTCGTATCCCGGTGGCCTGCACTCGCTGCCACTGAGTTGGGAAAGCAATCTTGGGAGAGACGTTGCTGACCTCTATCGCGCGCAACGCGCACAGCTTCAATTTGACCTCGACCTACCAACGTAG
- a CDS encoding DNA-packaging protein yields MTDEIKLKGTITKRLHHSPEVWAQAKRDYLAGYTASAVSAHYGMSVDAIRKRASKEGWCKAHHVATAEIPPPLFPFPDDSQAVKTGDSEFASRWDEIAHAAQRAPALPWSTWLFQGGRGAGKTRAGAEWLAARAEAAPGIFALIGPTQHDVREVMVDGPSGLRNLPGRARPWYERSRRRLLWPNGSVAYAFSAEEPERLRGPQFEAAWADEFCIWPRPSETLAILRMGLRLGVAPQLVVTTTPKPLAALRVLRAEASCVMTQAATVVNAAHLAPTFLDGLHALYGGTRLAAQELEGLLVDGDGALWRAGDLARVRGARPPALERVVVGVDPPAGAGGAACGIVVAGRSGARAVVLADRSAAGLSPLGWATRVAEAAREFGAHEIIAEANQGGDMVRATLASAGAPCAVRLVHASRGKRARAEPIAALYEQGRVTHAGAFVALEEELLALGVSESEGLLDRADALVWALTALMLGPPPSEGPRIRGFDLAPFPRGLSG; encoded by the coding sequence ATGACTGACGAAATCAAACTCAAGGGCACCATCACCAAACGTCTGCATCATAGTCCGGAAGTCTGGGCGCAGGCGAAGCGGGATTATCTTGCGGGCTATACGGCGTCGGCGGTTTCGGCGCATTACGGCATGAGCGTCGATGCGATCCGGAAGCGCGCGTCGAAGGAGGGGTGGTGCAAGGCGCATCACGTCGCGACGGCTGAGATTCCGCCGCCGCTGTTTCCGTTTCCGGATGACTCTCAGGCCGTGAAAACGGGGGATTCAGAATTCGCGTCGCGGTGGGATGAGATTGCGCATGCGGCGCAGCGTGCGCCGGCGCTGCCTTGGTCGACGTGGCTGTTTCAGGGTGGGCGCGGCGCCGGCAAAACGCGCGCCGGTGCGGAGTGGTTGGCGGCGCGGGCTGAGGCGGCGCCTGGTATTTTCGCGCTGATCGGTCCGACGCAGCATGATGTGCGCGAAGTGATGGTCGATGGGCCGTCGGGCTTGCGCAATCTGCCGGGGCGGGCGCGGCCTTGGTACGAGCGCTCGCGGCGGCGTTTGCTGTGGCCGAATGGCTCGGTGGCGTACGCGTTTTCGGCGGAGGAGCCGGAGCGCTTGCGCGGGCCGCAATTCGAGGCGGCGTGGGCGGATGAGTTTTGTATCTGGCCGCGTCCGAGCGAGACGCTGGCGATTTTGCGCATGGGGTTGCGGCTTGGCGTGGCGCCGCAGCTGGTGGTGACGACGACGCCGAAGCCGCTGGCGGCGTTGCGGGTGCTGCGCGCGGAGGCGTCGTGCGTGATGACGCAGGCGGCGACGGTGGTGAACGCGGCGCATTTGGCGCCGACGTTTCTCGATGGGCTGCATGCTTTGTATGGCGGCACGCGGTTGGCGGCGCAGGAGCTGGAGGGGCTGCTGGTCGATGGCGATGGCGCGCTGTGGCGTGCGGGAGACTTGGCGCGGGTGCGTGGGGCGCGGCCACCGGCGTTGGAGCGCGTGGTGGTGGGGGTTGATCCGCCGGCGGGTGCGGGTGGCGCTGCGTGCGGGATCGTGGTGGCGGGGCGGAGTGGTGCGCGCGCTGTTGTGCTGGCGGATCGAAGTGCTGCGGGGCTGTCGCCGCTTGGGTGGGCGACGCGGGTGGCGGAGGCGGCGCGGGAGTTTGGCGCGCACGAGATTATCGCGGAGGCCAATCAGGGCGGCGACATGGTGCGCGCGACGTTGGCCTCGGCGGGCGCGCCGTGCGCGGTGCGGCTGGTGCACGCGTCGCGTGGCAAGCGCGCGCGGGCGGAGCCGATTGCGGCTTTGTACGAGCAGGGGCGCGTGACGCATGCGGGCGCGTTCGTGGCGCTGGAGGAGGAATTGTTGGCGCTCGGTGTGAGTGAGAGCGAAGGCTTGCTCGATCGCGCCGATGCGTTGGTCTGGGCGCTGACGGCGCTGATGCTGGGCCCGCCGCCGAGTGAAGGGCCGCGGATACGGGGCTTTGATCTGGCGCCGTTTCCGCGTGGGTTGTCGGGATAG
- a CDS encoding sulfite exporter TauE/SafE family protein codes for MTLPDILAILSGAAVGLILALIGGGGSILATPALLYIVGVANPHIAIGTSALAVSVNAFANLVNHARRGHVRWRNAMIFAAAGVIGAIAGAAIGKATNPDVLLPLFALVMIIAGVFMLRRRADTPADEARFSRAAVPRLLLYGQGVGVMSGFFGIGGGFLIVPGLIGATGMSMIQAIGSSLFSVGAFGATTAISYAADGLIDWRIAGLFIGGGLIGGVIGATFATHLSKQRGVLQRVFAGVVFAVAAYMLWRSLS; via the coding sequence ATGACCCTGCCCGACATCCTCGCCATCCTAAGCGGCGCCGCCGTCGGGCTGATCCTCGCGCTGATCGGAGGCGGCGGCTCGATCCTGGCGACGCCCGCGTTGCTCTACATCGTCGGCGTCGCCAATCCGCACATCGCGATCGGCACCAGCGCGCTCGCCGTCTCGGTCAACGCCTTCGCAAATCTGGTCAACCACGCCCGACGCGGACATGTGCGCTGGCGCAACGCCATGATCTTCGCCGCAGCAGGCGTGATCGGCGCCATCGCCGGCGCCGCCATTGGCAAAGCGACCAATCCCGACGTGCTGCTGCCGCTGTTCGCGCTGGTCATGATCATCGCCGGCGTTTTCATGCTACGCCGCCGCGCCGACACGCCCGCCGACGAAGCGCGCTTCAGCCGAGCCGCGGTGCCGCGTCTCTTGCTCTACGGCCAAGGCGTCGGCGTGATGTCCGGCTTCTTCGGCATCGGCGGCGGCTTCCTCATCGTGCCCGGCCTCATCGGCGCCACCGGCATGAGCATGATCCAAGCCATCGGCTCATCGCTCTTCTCCGTCGGCGCCTTTGGCGCGACCACCGCCATCAGCTACGCCGCCGACGGCCTGATCGATTGGCGCATCGCCGGCCTCTTCATCGGCGGCGGCCTAATCGGCGGCGTCATCGGCGCAACCTTCGCTACGCATCTCTCGAAGCAACGCGGCGTCCTACAACGCGTGTTCGCCGGCGTCGTCTTCGCGGTGGCCGCGTACATGCTGTGGCGCAGTTTGAGCTAG
- a CDS encoding c-type cytochrome yields the protein MMLRATIVIAAFAALSACAPQETAPLSGDALVARGDYLVNSVVLCGDCHTPMGPQGPDQTRRLQGGPNLTTPTIDIPWGDVVPSIAGTPAYYTEDQFIAFLQTGVRPDGTHPRPPMPPYRLNEDDARAVAAYIATLPRGGEEHTEDSH from the coding sequence ATGATGCTCAGAGCTACGATAGTGATTGCTGCATTTGCGGCGCTGTCCGCGTGCGCGCCGCAAGAAACCGCGCCGTTGAGTGGAGACGCGCTGGTCGCGCGTGGCGATTATCTCGTGAACAGCGTCGTGCTGTGCGGCGATTGCCATACGCCGATGGGACCGCAAGGGCCGGATCAAACGCGTCGCCTGCAGGGTGGGCCGAACCTCACGACGCCGACTATCGACATTCCGTGGGGCGATGTTGTCCCGAGTATCGCGGGCACTCCCGCGTACTATACTGAAGATCAATTCATCGCGTTCTTGCAAACCGGCGTGCGTCCTGACGGTACGCATCCGCGTCCGCCGATGCCGCCGTATCGCTTGAACGAAGACGATGCGCGCGCTGTCGCGGCTTACATCGCGACGCTGCCGCGCGGTGGTGAAGAGCACACCGAAGACTCGCACTGA
- the thpR gene encoding RNA 2',3'-cyclic phosphodiesterase: MSLRLFAALDLPDDIVERVMALMKGVPGAKWRPRENLHLTLRFFGEVTEPVADDLDAALSSTADATAPFELQLKAAGSFGGADPHALWIGVAVDPALTKLAADCERAARRAGLKAEPLKYKPHVTVAYLSAAPLDRVQAFEAQMGLFQTDAFRVERFGLYSSVTRRGAPSLYRLEAEYPLLG, encoded by the coding sequence ATGTCGCTTCGCTTGTTTGCCGCGCTCGATCTGCCTGACGACATCGTTGAGCGCGTGATGGCGCTGATGAAAGGCGTGCCTGGCGCCAAATGGCGGCCGCGCGAGAATTTGCATCTAACGCTGCGGTTTTTCGGCGAGGTGACCGAGCCTGTGGCGGATGATCTGGACGCTGCGTTGTCGTCGACCGCGGATGCGACTGCGCCGTTCGAGCTGCAGCTGAAGGCGGCCGGTTCATTCGGTGGCGCCGATCCGCACGCGCTTTGGATTGGCGTTGCGGTCGATCCCGCGCTCACAAAGCTCGCCGCCGATTGCGAGCGTGCGGCGCGGCGGGCAGGGCTGAAGGCGGAGCCGCTGAAATACAAGCCGCATGTGACGGTGGCGTATCTCAGCGCGGCGCCGCTCGATCGCGTGCAGGCGTTCGAGGCGCAAATGGGGTTGTTTCAAACGGATGCGTTTCGCGTTGAGCGCTTTGGTTTGTATTCCAGCGTGACGCGGAGGGGTGCGCCGAGTTTGTATCGGCTCGAGGCGGAATATCCGTTGTTGGGTTGA